The following DNA comes from Sulfitobacter sp. HNIBRBA3233.
CAGTATAGAAGGGCGGCACAGCGGCACCGGAGAGAAGGCCACAGATATGATCGATACCGTGCTGCGCAAGGTGGCCACCGTGCTGCGCTATCTGTTTCCCTCTGCGCGCGAACGTGCCTACCTGCGGGTGATCGCCCGCGAGGGCGGGTTCGACCGCGCCTTTTACCTGCGCGCGCATCCCGGTCTGCACCCGCTGTTCCGGCTGATGCCCGCGCGGCACTATATCCAGCACGGCGAGGCCAAGGGCCTGAGCCCCAACGGCCGGTTTTCGCCGCGCGCCTATCTCTATCACAATCCCGATCTCGATCCCGACAGCACCCGTCCCCTGCTGCACTACCTGCAAACGGGCCGCGACGAGGCGCGCACGGCCCTTCTGGAGCACGGCTCGGTGCCGCTGCCCGATCTGCCACCCGCGCCCGCGCCCGCAGCCGATCCCGCGCCGGTCGCGGTGGTGGTGCATCTCTACTATCTCGATATGTGGGACGAATTTGCCGAAACGCTGGCGAACCAGCACTTTGCCTTCGATCTGTGGGTGACGCTGAACGACGATGGCAGCGGGGCCGCAGCAGCGCTGCGTGCGCGGATCCTCGACCGGTTTACTCGCGCACGGGTACATCTGCTGCCCAACCACGGGCGCGATATCTTTCCTTTCGTGTGGCTAGCCAGCGGCGGCGCGCTGTCTGCATACGCTGCCGTATGCAAGCTGCATTCCAAGAAATCCCCCCACCGCGACGATGGCGACGACTGGCGGCGTGACCTGACGCGCGGAGTACTGGGCGATCCGGTGCGCACTGCCGCTCGGCTGGAGCGGTTTCTGGCGCATCCGCGCGCGGGGTTCTGGGTCGCCCCGGGCCAGCGGTTCGAGGGCGACGCCCACTGGGGCGTGAACCTCGACCGTGCCCGCGCCTTGCTGGCGGCCCGCGAGCGCGCCCTGCCCGATGCCCCGCTGGTGTTTCCCGCAGGCTCGATCTACTGGGCGCGCCGCGCGGTGGTGCAGTCTCTGGCCGGTCTGGACCTCGGGGCGGCGGATTTCGAACCCGAACAGGCGCTGGTCGACGGCACCACGGCCCACGCGATCGAGCGGCTGATGGGCAGCCTGGCGCAGGCGCTGGATCGCGAGGTTCTGACCACGGACGACCTCGACGCGCAGACGGAGGTCTGAGACGGCTGGTATTTGCGCGGCCCTTCGACCATATACGGTCCAGTTCGATCCAATTACGCGGCAGGTCATGGCCAGAGTCTTTCTTCATATAGGCGCACACAAGACCGGCACGAGCTATCTACAGGCGATGTTCCACAACAACCGTGCCCTTCTGGCGCAGCACGGCCTGCATTATCCCGACATCGGTCCCAACAACGCCCACCACGCGCTGGCCGCTCCCTGGCTGAGCACCCCCGACATCCCCGACAGCTTTTTCGGCAGTCGTGGCCGGGCGGGCCCGTGGGACATGCTGACCGAACGCTACGCCCGTGCGCCGGGAACCGTCTTTCTGTCGGCCGAGAATTTCAGCCGTGTGCGCCCGCAGCGGGTGAACATGCGCGAACTGGCCGACAGGCTGCGCCCCTTCGACGAGGTGCGCATCGTCTATACCATGCGCCAGCAGGCCGATCTGGTGCAGTCGCTGTGGATGCAGGTGGCCAAGGGCGACCGGGTGCCGCTGTTGCGCAAATACGTCGAGACCGCGCTGGAGGACCGCCGCGGCGCGGGCGTGCCGATCGACCATACTTCGGTCTATTCGGACCTTCTGACAGGATTCGATCCGCAGCAGATCCTGCTGGTCGATTACAACAGCCTGCGCCGCGCCGAAGGCGGCATCGTGGGACATTTCCTGCGCCTGATGGGGTGTGATCTGGATGCGGATGCGCTGGCGCCGCTGACATCGATCGAACGGGCCAATGTATCGCCCGATCCGATAGCGCTTTACATGGCGACCGAAGTCACCCGCCAGCAGGTGCCCCCGGCAGAGCTGGTGGCGCTGATCGCGCAGGTCGTACGCCCCGCAGGATCGCCCCCCGCCAGCCTGCTGAGCCGGTCCGAATACAACAAGATGCGCAACCGCTTTGTCCATTCCAACACCACGCTGGCCGAGCGGGTGCAACCGGTACAGCCGGGGTTCACCTTCGATCCGGGCCGGGTGCCCGCCGACCTGTTCTGCCGCGACGATCTGACGGCGGAACACTGGAAACGGGTGGCACAGGCGCTGTTCGCGCCTCCCCCGCCGCCGCAGCACGATATGGCCGACACGGTGCCCTCGCTGCTGCGCAGGTTTCTGCCGGGAGGCTAGCTCTTAATAGCGCGCCCAGAGACAGGGATCCACTGCTGACGCCACAACTCCCTATACGGCATTTTCGCGGGTATAGCGTTTGCCGCCTTTCGGGGAGGTCGATTTAAAGTTTTGGGGAGCGTCTAAAAGCTTTGTTGCACAAATATTGTGGAGTGTTCGTCTCATAGTCCAGCAGTACAGACGCAGGTATTATCAATGAGGCACTCCTCTGCCCTAGGTGTTTGATCCCATGGTTTGATGGTGCGATCCTTTCTCAGGAATGGAAGGAAGCATTATGAGGTGCCCCAAGTTTCCTAGACACCTGCCTGTTCCAGTTGTAGCTGTCTGGTTTCGAAGTCAACGGGCGACAGCATGCCCTCCTCCGTCTGATTCTCAGTTAAACTGGTTGGGAAGAACCCGATAGACCAAAGGCCAACCATGCATTAACATTCAAACTGGACCACCCGACGGGGGCACTCCAGCGGCGTTCAGTTCGGAAAACGCCCCGCCCTTACTGAAAATCAGATCATAGAGCTGCGTGACAAACGCGCGAACGGCACCTTGATCAAAGATCTCATGGCCCACTATCACCTCTCAAAGGCCACCATCTACCGCTACCTCACCAAGACTGAAGCCTGAACTCAACTCCAGAGCCCCAATCCGGCCTTACCGCCCTATTCTGCACCGAGCCGGAGTCGACCCCCTATCGACCAAGCCTGATCATCAGCCTCGCCGCTACGAGGATGAAAGCGGCAAGAATTATGTCGAGGTTCGCCCCTCTTCGGATGGTCTCGCCACGATCCATGATCGCGATGTCCTGATCTATTGCATTAGTCAGGTTATCGCTGCGCTCAACGAGGGGCGACAAGTGCAGCGGGTGGTGCGGCTCAAGGCTTACGATATGCTCAAGGAACCGACCTACCCAAAGAGATGGCTGACTGGTCACTGAGCAGCCTCCAAACAAGGCTGATCAAAACCGGAGCGAGGGTGGTGCGTCATGCTCGGGCCATTACGGTCCAACTGGCCGAAGTCGCGGTCAGCGGTGACCTGTTCAACCGCATTCTGGCCGCCATACATCGCCTGCGCTCACCACCGGTTCCCGGATGATGACGTCAGCAACAAAATCTGAGGAAAAGTGGCTCGACCGGTCTACCCAAAGGACTGTCGATCAGCCCAAGAACTACATCAAACCCGCCGCCGAGGCCAGAAAGCATGCTCAGTTCACGCGTGAGGTGCCCCAACCACGGCACAGCGGGCGCGAAAAACTTGATCTTGATGCAAAACGGTATCAAAATCAATAGGTCGGCGTTCTACTTGGGGAATGTCGGTTAAATATGCCGATAACTTAATGGGAACTATTATGCCGCTATCTAAGCAAAGCTATGATGCGTACTGTCGTCGCGACACTGTACAAGTTTTGCACAGTGAGACTTATTCTGGTCAAAACTGGACGGAAAAACTCCTTACTCATCAAAATATTCGCCTTGTGGAAGTGTTGCAAGGCATCACAAATGCTCATTTTCATCTGATTGACCCAGTCGCTAGTGTTTATATAGCCGATCAACAGAACTCCCGTTTTTCCAGTCCACTTAAAAGTTGGGTCGAAGAAAACGGAACAATTCAGATACCACATGAGCAGGTGTATCAGGAGGAAACCGCGCTGATAATCGGTGGAATGAAGAACCACTGGCATTTTCTGATCAACTTTCTTCCCAGGTTGATCATGGCGCGTAAAATAATGGGGTCAAGTTTTGAGGATCTCGATTGCGTTGTCATTCACGAAGCCACTCCAATGCAGCAGGATTTTCTTGAACGGCTTTTTCCAGACGTGGTCTTTCGTCAAATTCCGGCTGGTAGCACTGCGGCCTATGGATTTAAGAGTATGTTTTATTTAGATTTTCCTAAGAATACATTGCTATGCCCCGAAATTCTGTCTTTGACCCGCGCAGTCGTTTTGGAAGCCTACGAGCCCCGTCCGACAGATCTGGCGGCTGGTATCTTCGTAGACCGTAATCCTGACATCCCGCGGCGGCGGCTGGCGGGGAGGGCAAATAAACTAGCCATCTTTGAAGAGCATGGAATCACACCTATTTTTTGTGAGGACTACAATTTTAGCCAACAGATCGCATTATTTCATGGAGCTGATTTTGTGGCAGGTCTTCATGGAGCCGGTATGTCAAATATATTATTCTGTCGCGTTGGAACACCTGTATTGATCATTGACTACAAGTGGCCATCCGAAATGTATGCCCTCGCACAAGCGCTTGATCTGCGGCCGTTACCAATCCTCGCTGAAAAAGTTTATAACAAAACAGTTGAAATGCGTCTAAGAGACCTGGAAATAACGCCAAAACAACTGGATGCGGCATTAACAGCACTGAAAGCCCTCACAGATTAACTATAATTACTTAATCTCACTTCCTTTGGCCGTATAGCCTTCCAAAAACCACCGCTTTTTGAATAGCCTTACCGGTCGATCCCATACCCTCGGTCGCGATGGGTTTCCCGCTCAATCTCCTGCTGGCGTTCCAGCTCTTTCACCAATTCCTGCTCTCTCGCGGCTTCCTGCGCGACGGTTCGCTCCTCAGCCTCTCGGCCGTCACGCATCGCTGCTGCACGGTCGGCCACGGCGCTGGGATCGATCCCCGCCGCTGCATCGCGCAGCCGCGTAGCAAGATCAGGCTCCTGCTCTCGACCGTCGCGGCCACCAGCAAGCGCCAATTCCGACTGCCCAGCCCCCAGACGTGTCGATGTTCTGATCGAGAACGACGAGATCGACGCTTTTTTCGCGCAGGGTTTCGGCGATCTGGCAAAGGTGCAACGTGGACCGGGCCAATCTGTCGATGCGCGTGACGATAGGGCGTGTTCCGAGCCGCCGTTGATCTGTGCAACACGGCTATGGTCAAGCCGCATATGTTGTAGTAGGCGACCGGCGCAGCGCGGTTGCCTGGCTGCGGGAAACCTTTGGCAATGACCATGCACGGGCGTTCAGGCTTGCCAATCATATCCTATCAGGATGTGGTCGATCTTCTGGCAGAGCGGGATGTCACCGTTGACCGATCGACCATCTATCGCTGGGTTCAGAAGTTCGGTCCCGAATTGACCAAGCGCACTGAGAAACATTTGCGCCGGGCGAGTGTCGACTGGCATGTGGACGAAACTTACGTCCGCGTTGGTGGCAAGTGGCGCTATCTCTGGCGCGCCATCGATGCCAACGGCCAGATGGTCGACTTCCGCCTCACCGCGCGCCTCGATGCAAAGGCTGCAAGGGCCTTTCTGAACAAGGCCATCGAGCGTGTTCGGCTGCATCGGCCTGTTGCGATAATAACCGACAAGGCGCACAGCTATCGACGCGTCATTCGTGAGATCAATCAATCGCCGATATGATCCTCACTTTGACAGCATCCGGCATATCGATCGAAAGTGGCGAAACAACCTGATCGAGAGCGATCACGCGGCCATGAAACGACTGCTCGGATACCGGCAGAGCTTTCGATCCTTGCGATCGGCCAAGGCGACACTCAGCGGCATTGAGACAATCAAACGCGGACACATCCATCACAAGCTACCAGGCGTCAAAGGCCCGGCAGGCATGCGTGCAAACTTGCCCAATCTCGCCCCGATCCTATCGGACGTGGTCGATTGGGATGAGATCGCCCGGCAATACGACGAGATGGTGAAGTACGCTGCCGCGATGCAGGTCGGAACGGCAGATCCAGAAGCAATCCTGCGCCGGTTCGCGCGAACCGACGTGTTGCATCCGACCTACAAGGCGCGGGCGGAGTTGGGCCGTGGCATCAAGACGATCTTCCTCTGCCGGTGTCTGCGGCTTGAATCCTTCCGCCGCGAAATCCACGAGGGTCTGAATGTCGTGGAGAACTGGAACAGCGCGAACGGGTTCGTGTTTTTCGGCAAAGGCGGTGAGATCGCGTCCAATCGCATCGCCGATCAGGAGATCTCGGCTCTGGCGCTGCAACTGGTCCAGGCATCGCTGGTCTATGTCAACACGCGCATGGTCCAGTCGGTGCTCTCCGATCCAGTCTGGGCGGCACGCCTGTCATCGGAAGATTACCGCGGCCTGACCCCGCTGATCTACCTGCACATCAATCCCTACGGTCGATACGAGGTCGATCTGGACAACCGGATCGATTTCGATCGGCTGGCCGCATAGAGGCGCGAATGGCGAAAAAAGCCCCCCAAGTTCTACGGTTGAAAATCACCCTTGAACATTTGAACCCTGCGCCGTGGCGGGAGATCGAGATCAGGTCGGACAAGACCTTGCCCCATTTGCACGATGCCATTCAGGCGGCATTCCTATGGTATGACATGCACCTGTGGGATTTCGCGATCGGTGACCGAAAATACCATATAGAGTTTTCAGAACCACTATGTTAGCAGACCCCCAATTCCGCATCCTCTTTCACGAAAGCCGTTGGCGTGACTTCACCCCTTGTCGCTGAAAAACCCGTCACCGCTGTTCCGGACAACCGCGACGTCGCCCGTCGCGTCCTGACCGTGGAAGGTGACGCCCTGTTCTATTTTGCCGATAATCTGCCGGAGGATTTCGAAGCAGCGGTCGAGAAGATCCTTGCCTGCACCGGTCACCGCCAGGGACGGCATCCGCCTGCCCGGCAAACCCAACCGCTTCCCCAGCAACTGCGCAGCGCCTGGGGCTACAACCAGATCGACACGGATATCGCGGTGGGATGGGCGCCGCGCCCGCAGTAGGGCACGAATGACAACCCGACCCGTGCCTCGCGCGGCGGGTCACCAGGTACATGAGGACACGATTCCGCAATGCAAGAGATTCCGATATTTCACATGGCCAGCTTCTCCCGCTCCGGCGAGACGCTGCTGCAGCGCTGCCTGAACGCACATCCCGATATCGAAGTCGTGCATCAGATCATGGCAAGGGACATCCCCGAGGATCTCGAAGTCTTCGACAAGTTCACGCAACGCAAGGAACAGCACATCGACATCGATGCGCCGCTCCTGAAGCACCGCAATCTGAAACCCTCTTCGGTTCTGCTGCTGAAGAACGCGGTCTGGGTACACGGCCATCCGCGCCGCGGCTTCACCCTAGTACGAAATCCGTTTTCGCTGATCGCCAGCTCCTACCGTGAGGCACCGCCGCCCGACCAGGCCAAACGCCAGCGCGCCCAGCAGATCCGCTGGGCGCGGGGCATCGACCCCAAGATGATCAACATGATGGATGGCTCGAAGACGATCCACGGCTTCCTCGCGCTTTACAGCCGCAAGATGCTGCAGGACCGCCGTGACGGGCTGCCCTTCGTGCGTTACGAGGATTTCGTGGCTGAACCCGAGCCCTGGCTGCGCAAGATCGTGGCCCATCTGGGTTTGCCGTGGAGCGACCGGGTGATGAAATCGCACGAGGATTATGCCAAGGGTCTCAAGGGGCACGGCGGCATCAAGCTGTGGCAGCCGATCAACCAAGGCTCGACCAACAAATACAAGGCAATGAGCGAGGCGGTGAAAGCACATATCTATGGGCTCACCCATGAGGTGCTGCACCAATACGGCTATACCTGGGACGGAGAGACCCTGGGACTGCGCGCGGTTGACGGCATGCTTTAGCTTCGGCACTGGTAAGCCAGATGCGCGGTCTACTGCTGGATCGCGGCATACCGATTGCCTTGTCAATCGGCCGTGCGCGGCGCGCTATCCCGGAGATCCTCGAAGACCTGACGAACGGACGACTGCAATGTTCCGTGGTGGCCCGCGCAGGATGAACAGGTCGGTGAGAGCGTCGATGACATCGGTCGAGTTCAGCTTTCGCTTCACCCGGATTCCAGCGATTGTAGAGCGTCTTGTGCGGGCTATAGGCGCGTCATGCCATCGTAAGCCATTGCGACTTATGAAGATAATCCCACTCAACACGCGCTGGTCATCGACGCGGGGTTTGCCGTGGGATTTCGGGAAGATGGGTTCAAGACGCGCCATCTGCGCATCCGTCAGCCAGAAAAGATCAGACATGTTCACCGCTTGATTTTCGAACTGTGAATCACGCACCTACGCGAAAACCAATGGGTCCTGACCCTAAGGATATAGCTTCTTCTTCTATAAGATTTGCGAAGGACTTAAGCCGACTTCACTAAGTTTCCAACGCGCCCAACGCCCCTCCTTGTACTAAGATAAACTGAACTTGTAGCGACTTAGGATGGGGTCTCACCTAGTTGCCGCTTAGTCAGGACGTAGAAAAGGGGGGTGTGGTTGGCAGTAAGGTGTTGTGCGCCCTCGGCCTCAAGTACTTGGTGATTCAGAACCGTTTTAGACTGTATCAGGAAGTGTCTGATGTTCTTGGGTCGTGATCTAGCAAATGAATTTCACCGATTTCCTCCCCCATCGCATAAAATCCAGCATGGCTGGTTGAAATGAGAGAAAACCCCGTACTAACCCCGTATTAACCCCGTAAGAAAATCAAGGATTTTCACTCTTATATTAACCAGCCTACCTCTGAAATCTAAGCCGCTCCCCGAAAATCGGGTAGTGACGTAAGCTACAATGGTAATCCCCCCCCCTAAAATTAGCGGTGTTCCAAAGTAGAATTTTCTCGACAACATCTTCATCGAGCGTCTCTAGCGATCGCTGCAGTATAAGTGCGTTTAGCTGCACGCCTAGGAGACCGAATTACATGCCAAGGCCGGGGTTGCCCGGTGGATCACCTTCTACAACCACCAGCGGCCCCACGCCGTCCATGCTGGACAGCCGCTCGCCGTGGTCTACTTCAACCAGATCTAAATCGACCAGCGGGGGCAGAGAGTAGCTTAAACTACCTTCCCAAAGCTGTCCAAGAGATGTGGGGTAGCTGAGTTTGCCCGGAGATCCAACGGGTCTGGGAGGAGAATTACCAGGCCTACGATGTCCGTAGGGCATGGCATCAACTGAAGCGCGAGGGCCTTGAGCTGGCGCGCTGCACGGTGGAGCAACTGATTAAGCAGATCAGCATCCGTGGTGCCGTGCGTGGAAAGGCGGTTAAAACAACGGTTCCTGACACGTCAGCGCCCTGTCCGCGTGACAAGGTGAACCGTGTATTCCGGGCACCAGCCCCAAATCTGCTATGGGTCAGCGACTTTCCCTACGTGTCGACATGGCAGGGTTTCGTCTATGTGGCCTTCGTCATCGACACATTTGCTGATCGCATCGTCGGATGGCGGGTCTCGCGGTCTGCCAAAACTGACTTTGTCCTCGATGCTCTGGAACAGGACCTGCATGATCGACGCCCTGTTCAGAAGGGCGGGTTGGTCCACCACTCGGGTCGCGGAGGACAATAGTTGTCCACTCAATACACCCAGCGTTTGGCCGAAGCCGAGATCCAGCCGTCAGCCGGCTGTGTCGGAAACTCGTATGATAACGCCCTCGCTGAGACGATGAATGGTCTCTACAAAACTGAACTGGTCCATCGGCAGAGACCGTGGCGTAAAATGCAAGATCTGGAAATGGCCCCACTCGGATGGATCGATTGGCTCAACAACAGACGGACCCATCGGAAACCTCCCGCCAGCAGAGGCTGAAGACAACTTCTATGCACAGCGCGACGTGCTCAATATGGTCTCGTGAAATGAAGCTATAAGTCTCCGGTGAAACCGGGGCGATTCAAAGCACAGTGCGGAAGAAGCGTCACGCTGACTTTTTCAGCATTGATTTTCCTTCCACATGTGGAATCTGAACGCTGAAGCAGCTTCCCGATCCAAATTCACTTTTGACGGTTAGCTGACCTCCATGCAATTCAATCAGATGCTTTGCGATCGAAAGTCCGAGACCAAAACCGCCATTCTTTCTTGCCAAGGAGTCATCAACTTGTTGAAAACGGTCGAAAATCCTTCCAAGATATTCGGTGGGGATCCCACAGCCGGTATCCTGGATATGGATAGATAGGATTTCACCATCATCGACGACCCGCATATCTATTCCACCTTTTTCAGTGAATTTTATAGCATTTGAAATCAGGTTGTAGAAGACCTGCTTCAGTCGAACATTGTCTGCCAGTACCACCATCGGTCTACACCCAGTATATTTGAAGTATAGATTCTTCTTGATGATCATAGGTCTTAGCTCCTCACCGACCTCGTCCAATAGTTCGTCTATCCTTATTTCATTTATGTTTACCTGCGTTGTTCCACGCTCGCATGTTGTCCAATCTAGAAGGTCTTCGACAAGTTTGAGCATGTGAGCGGCAGATGTATCAATTTTCGCGCCCTGACTGCGAACAAAGCCCTTGTAGGAGTCGAGCGTCTCAGTGACTTCATCTGAAATTTCGGTCGAGGACGAAACGAGCCCGTTTAGTTTCTGAACTATCGGAATGCGATCCTGATTAACTAGAAACGAAGCGTGACCTAAAATTACCGTGAGTGGCGTCCTCAACTCATGTGAGACATTACTAATAAAACGAGTTTTCTCCAAGTCGGCAGCTACAGCAGCGTCAACCGCTTGTTTTTCCATTGACACATCTGTCACAATTCCAACCCGAAACCCATTCGTTGTGCGCGCCTCGGTGACTTTGAGCCAACGACCTTCATTAGTCCATTCAACAAACGGTCCGCTTGGGTTATTGAAGCGACAAACTCGCTCATTAAGCCATTCCTCTTCGCGGCCTATGGCTTCGGGAAACTGGCCGCGCGAAACTGCAGCCCTCATCATGACTTCAAATGAAGCGCCCTCCGTCATCATTTCAGAGAGTAGCGGGTAGTAATCTCGGAAACGGCGATTAACGGTTACCAGTTTTCCGTCCTTATCGAACGCTATGAAGCCTTCGTTAAGACAGGATACTGACTCAAGAAGCAGGCGGTGAGCAGATTCTCGGTCACGCGAAATACGGTGGAGTGTAGTTGATGCCACAGCCAGCAGAATGGAAATGGTAAAGCTCACCGCTAATATCAAAGGTGTCCATGGTGAGGTAGCTGTCCAGCCCTCCCGTGGAATGGCAGATAAAAACCAATCGACTCCCAGCATCGGAAAAGAAATGAGTGCCGGATTGTTTTCTCCTATGAGATCGTTTGCGTCTTCTGTAGCGTTCTCTGCTTGTTCTCTCTGGTTCGATAGGCTGAATATCAACCCTCCTAAGTCAAGGTCCGTAGCTTGATCCAAAATCATTCGATCTGCATCTATGACAACTGAAATGATGCCCCAAAACTTCCGAAACTTTGAGGATAAATTCTCTAGGAAGACAGGATACCTGAGAATATAGCCTTCGCCTCCTTGAACGAGATTTACCGGACCGACAACAACTGGTCTTGCTTGCCGGTATGCTAAAGCAACGCTAGACATCTGTTCCGGCACTTCCCAATATCTCGTACCAATCGCCTTGCTGTCTCGATTTGGAAAGGATTGGGTGAGTACCAAGTCTGGCGCCAGACCAACAGCTAGAATTGATTGATTACGCGCGATAAAGCTCTCAATCTCATTTTCGATAAGATGGCTCGTCTCGCCACCATTCGCTGTCAGAATAGCCTCCACCTTGCCGGCAACCATCTTGGCATCAAAGAAAGATAAACGAATTTGATTGCTTGCCACCATCAAGGCTTTTTCAACATCACGGCGCTCTTTGCTCGAATAGTCAGCGTTGCTAGCTTGAGCCAGTTTGACGCTTACAAATACCGTTACTACGATGGCAAAAGCGCCAAGAATTAAGAAAAAGTTTGACCAAGCCGAAAGTCCGAGCCTTCGAACAGTGGCATTGAACCCGATATCAATGATTGATGCATTCGGAGCTTCGATCTCCTTCATAAGCCCCACCTTCCCTATCAAGGTCCATTCAACCTAATGGCGGGTAAGGAACTTCAGTTATGTGGCATTTTTGTGGCAAGTT
Coding sequences within:
- a CDS encoding replication initiator protein A, with the translated sequence MHRAGVDPLSTKPDHQPRRYEDESGKNYVEVRPSSDGLATIHDRDVLIYCISQVIAALNEGRQVQRVVRLKAYDMLKEPTYPKRWLTGH
- a CDS encoding glycosyltransferase family 61 protein — its product is MSVKYADNLMGTIMPLSKQSYDAYCRRDTVQVLHSETYSGQNWTEKLLTHQNIRLVEVLQGITNAHFHLIDPVASVYIADQQNSRFSSPLKSWVEENGTIQIPHEQVYQEETALIIGGMKNHWHFLINFLPRLIMARKIMGSSFEDLDCVVIHEATPMQQDFLERLFPDVVFRQIPAGSTAAYGFKSMFYLDFPKNTLLCPEILSLTRAVVLEAYEPRPTDLAAGIFVDRNPDIPRRRLAGRANKLAIFEEHGITPIFCEDYNFSQQIALFHGADFVAGLHGAGMSNILFCRVGTPVLIIDYKWPSEMYALAQALDLRPLPILAEKVYNKTVEMRLRDLEITPKQLDAALTALKALTD
- a CDS encoding IS1096 element passenger TnpR family protein — its product is MAKKAPQVLRLKITLEHLNPAPWREIEIRSDKTLPHLHDAIQAAFLWYDMHLWDFAIGDRKYHIEFSEPLC
- a CDS encoding rhamnan synthesis F family protein, producing MIDTVLRKVATVLRYLFPSARERAYLRVIAREGGFDRAFYLRAHPGLHPLFRLMPARHYIQHGEAKGLSPNGRFSPRAYLYHNPDLDPDSTRPLLHYLQTGRDEARTALLEHGSVPLPDLPPAPAPAADPAPVAVVVHLYYLDMWDEFAETLANQHFAFDLWVTLNDDGSGAAAALRARILDRFTRARVHLLPNHGRDIFPFVWLASGGALSAYAAVCKLHSKKSPHRDDGDDWRRDLTRGVLGDPVRTAARLERFLAHPRAGFWVAPGQRFEGDAHWGVNLDRARALLAARERALPDAPLVFPAGSIYWARRAVVQSLAGLDLGAADFEPEQALVDGTTAHAIERLMGSLAQALDREVLTTDDLDAQTEV
- a CDS encoding ATP-binding protein, translating into MKEIEAPNASIIDIGFNATVRRLGLSAWSNFFLILGAFAIVVTVFVSVKLAQASNADYSSKERRDVEKALMVASNQIRLSFFDAKMVAGKVEAILTANGGETSHLIENEIESFIARNQSILAVGLAPDLVLTQSFPNRDSKAIGTRYWEVPEQMSSVALAYRQARPVVVGPVNLVQGGEGYILRYPVFLENLSSKFRKFWGIISVVIDADRMILDQATDLDLGGLIFSLSNQREQAENATEDANDLIGENNPALISFPMLGVDWFLSAIPREGWTATSPWTPLILAVSFTISILLAVASTTLHRISRDRESAHRLLLESVSCLNEGFIAFDKDGKLVTVNRRFRDYYPLLSEMMTEGASFEVMMRAAVSRGQFPEAIGREEEWLNERVCRFNNPSGPFVEWTNEGRWLKVTEARTTNGFRVGIVTDVSMEKQAVDAAVAADLEKTRFISNVSHELRTPLTVILGHASFLVNQDRIPIVQKLNGLVSSSTEISDEVTETLDSYKGFVRSQGAKIDTSAAHMLKLVEDLLDWTTCERGTTQVNINEIRIDELLDEVGEELRPMIIKKNLYFKYTGCRPMVVLADNVRLKQVFYNLISNAIKFTEKGGIDMRVVDDGEILSIHIQDTGCGIPTEYLGRIFDRFQQVDDSLARKNGGFGLGLSIAKHLIELHGGQLTVKSEFGSGSCFSVQIPHVEGKSMLKKSA
- a CDS encoding sulfotransferase family protein, producing MASFSRSGETLLQRCLNAHPDIEVVHQIMARDIPEDLEVFDKFTQRKEQHIDIDAPLLKHRNLKPSSVLLLKNAVWVHGHPRRGFTLVRNPFSLIASSYREAPPPDQAKRQRAQQIRWARGIDPKMINMMDGSKTIHGFLALYSRKMLQDRRDGLPFVRYEDFVAEPEPWLRKIVAHLGLPWSDRVMKSHEDYAKGLKGHGGIKLWQPINQGSTNKYKAMSEAVKAHIYGLTHEVLHQYGYTWDGETLGLRAVDGML